One stretch of Aquimarina sp. Aq107 DNA includes these proteins:
- a CDS encoding rhodanese-like domain-containing protein: protein MAEDITQDQWEDLIAKDANAVILDVRTEEEVEDGFIPNMLNLDIRQGQGFLDEVQKLDKSKNYYVYCRSGARSAQACTLMNQMGFETTYNLIGGFMSWDGEVAE from the coding sequence ATGGCCGAAGATATCACTCAAGATCAATGGGAAGATCTAATTGCTAAGGATGCAAATGCAGTAATTTTAGATGTTAGAACAGAGGAAGAAGTAGAAGATGGATTTATACCCAATATGTTAAATCTAGATATACGCCAAGGACAAGGTTTTTTAGACGAAGTACAGAAATTAGATAAATCCAAAAATTATTACGTGTACTGTCGTTCTGGAGCTAGAAGTGCACAAGCTTGTACATTGATGAATCAAATGGGTTTTGAAACTACTTATAATCTCATAGGTGGTTTTATGAGCTGGGATGGCGAAGTTGCCGAATAA